The sequence AATGACTATTCCGCATTGAAACAATGCTTCACTTACTTTGTAGGTTCGCTTTCCGAAAGTAACTTCCCGAAAACCTGCAGTGGAGAAATTTACCATTTTCACAGGATATTTTTCCGCCAAAGAAGAATATCCACAGCTCTGCCAAACTGTTTCAAAACCTAAAGAGCCACCGGGGCTGTCTCCAATCCAGATCTCTTTTTTCTTATTCAGAAAATAGCGTATAACTGCTTCCAAAACAACTGGATGAGTGGTTACGGCTCTTTCCGGAGCATAAGCGCCCAGAGCATTGGGTTTTATCAATACCCTTTTACTGTGGCTAAGTTTATGGCTATTGATAGCAGAGAAATAAGCAGCCACTGCCTCTTCTATTTCGGGCAAATTGTAACTGTCAATTTTCCGAATTTGAACCTCGGGACTAATCATACAGATAGAGTTCCTTTTTACTGAAAATATACTTCAAATACAAACTGAGCGAAAGGTTTAACTGCGTTTTAGTTACTTTTCCGGAAATAACTTGCATAATGGCAAGATTTAGAACTCCATATTTATGATAATAGCTCAAACCCGCGGTGAGAGAATGCTGAGCGTTATCATCAATATAAACGGTTTCCGGCACCGAATCCCAAGCATTGGAAGTATCAGGAAGAGCGTAATTCTTAGCCAAATAGATATTTCCACTATAGACATTGGATGCGTAATGATAACCCAAACGGTAAATTAGATTGTCTTTTTTCTTTTCCAGCCCTGCTTTGAAGGTGTAACGATCATCAAAACTATCGGATATATCACTACATTGTTCCCACTCGGCATCAAAGGCAAATCTTAAATCTGGTTTGCCAAATTGCACCCCAGCAGTCATCCACATAGGCAAAACTGCCTCGTAAACGGCATATTTCAAATCCCAATCAAAATTAGATGCGGGCATCATACTGAAGCCAATATTGGTGGAACCAAGCTGATAAATTATACCGGGTTGAATGCGCCAATTATATTGATAGTCATTTATTCTTTCGTAAGTCCGTAAAAATATGGGATCATCAATATAGTGGATTTGATTGTGCAGATTCAATCCCAAATGCAGTGGTCCATTATGATAAGAAAGCATAGCCGTAGCTTGATGTAGATTATAAGTGGGAAAGCGTTGCAAAATACTTTGTCCTTGATTGGTGTAAAAAGAAAAGTCCTTTAGAGTTATGGATTTGGGATTATTATATAGCAAGGCCCAAGATAATTTATCACCCATTTTTGCACTCAGGACAAACATACCCAAAGGGGCGGATGATACATAATTAGCATACATAGGATATCCTACTGCTTCCAGAGATGGTTTCACATTCATTTCCAGATAAACCAATGCAGAGTCCGGAATTACCGAAGCAGGATTTAGCAACGCATTTTCAGCTGAACCTAAAATTGCTGCGCCAGTATAACCTCTTCCGGCAGCAGTTGTTCCATTATAATTTCTGCTGAAGGAATCATAATAGGGGCTGGCAAATTGAGGTAGATATAATGAATCCGCTTGAGCCAGTAAAAAACCAAACATCAGGCAGAAAATAAGGGTGGATAATATGCGTCGTAGCATTTGCAGTTACCTCTTTTTTCCTTTTATGATAAATGTTTGTTCTCTCTCTCTGCCAACCGAAACAAGAGAAACAGGCGTGGCTAAAAAGTCCTCGATTGCTTCCAGATAAATCCTGGTTGACTGAGGTAATTGATTTTTACTTTTGCAATTGCCAAGTTCCACATCCCATCCTGCGAAATTTTCATAAACAGGTTCAATTTTTCCTTGCAGGAAAGGAGGCAAGTTTAAGCTTTTGTATAATTTGCCATCATATTCATAAGCGACACAGATTTTAACTTGTTCTATGCCTTTCAGCACATCCAAACAGGTTATTACGGCAGAATCCAAAGCATTTATCCGAGCGGAATATTTCGCCGCCACACCATCAAACCAACCAATTCTTCTGGGTCTTCCTGTCGTGGAACCATATTCATTTCCGGTGGTTCTGATTTTTTCAGCCGTTTCATTCTTAATTTCCGTTGGGAAAGGACCTTCTCCCACCCTTGTAGTATATGCCTTAAAAACTCCGTAAACATTATTTATACGCCGCGCGGAAAAACCAGTGCCAATGCCAACGGCATCGGTCATCACCCGCGAAGATGTTACATAAGGATAGGTTCCGAAATTTAAATCCAAAAGAGTTCCCTGCGCCCCTTCAAAGAGAATGTTTTTAGCGTCATCCATTTCGTTCAAGAGGGTTTCCACATCACCGGCATATTGTTTTAAATATTTCCAAGCAGTTTGCAGTTCAGCAATTTGTTCGTTCAGTTCCACTGAGTTGATTTTTTGATGATGATAAGCATAAATATGTTTTAAGCGTTCAGCCAAATAATCTGGGTATGCAAGGTCTTCCAATCGAATTCCAATTCTGGCAGTGAGATCACTATAAGCGGGACCTATGCCTTTGCCGGTGGTGCCAATTTTGGCTTTTTTCAGCTTTTGTTCCGTTACCCTGTCCAGTTGTTTGTGCAAAGGAATTATTATCCCGGCGCGTAAATCAATGAGCAAGCGATTTTTAAAACTGATACCCGCTTTTTGTAAGTTGGCAATTTCTGCCAAGACCGCCTCCGGATCTATCAAAACACCCGCCCCGATTAAACATTTAGCTTTGGGATATAATATTCCGGAAGGTATGGTGTGCAAGATATATTTCTGTTTTTCATAAACAATGGTATGACCGGCATTGCTGCCACCCTGAAAGCGGACAACATAATCTGCCTGGGAAGCTAAGTAGTCAACTATTTTAGCTTTGCCTTCATCACCCCACATACATCCTAAAACAAGTGTTGACGCCATTCTAAACTCCTTTTATTCATAGAATCATACTTCTTCTTTAGGGTCAATTCTGTCAATCGATTTATTTTACGGAAGTGCCTCAATTTTGGGTGGCTATCATATTAAAAATGTTTGGTTTTGGCTCTTTTCCTTGCCTCAATTTCGCCAGCAAAGAGCGAAGCGGAAAGTATTTCACTACTTCCTCAGGTTTTGTTTAATGCCAAGATGCAAGCGGTTTAAACAATATTCAGCCCAAGCACTATTCTTTTGTGCCAAAGTAACGCATCAGTTACATTTCCGTAGCGGCATAACGGCAGTGTTACGGATGCGTTACTGGGTCGTTAATGATTCCTCTGTGTCACAAGCATTTAACTACGCTCCAATAAGGGTGTGTTGAGGAGGTAGTTAATAGCCCTTGGGAAGATTTTTAACTTCCTCGTTGCCTTTACTTTGTCTTCACCATTTTGTGCACGAAGGTCTTATTGCCAACTTTCATATAAAGGATATAAAGTCCGCTGGCTAAGTCCCTGCCTTTGCTGTTATGGCCGTTAAATTCGTAAGTATAGATGCCGGGAGCTGAATGTGACTGGGAAAAGCTATTTACCAGCTGGCCTTTATAGTTATAGATTTTAAATTCTACTTTTCCTGCTGCTTTGATGGAATACTCAATCTTAGCAAGCGGTTTGAAAGGATTGGGATAAATGCCAATTAAAGCTGTTTCCGGAGGGGGTGGAAGAGGTGGATCATTTGAAGTGGTAATTAAAACCGAACCCCAAAAAGCGGCTGATTCGTCTATATTGGTAATTTTCAGCCAATAATAATAACGAGTGTAAGCCACTGTGGTTGAATCCGTATAAGTATAATAATTTTCTTGGGTTTCACTCTCCGGAATAAAATCGCTTACCTGAACGGCTGAACTGAGGAGATGAGAGCTTCCACGCCAGATTTGATACGAAGAAATGCCCCCTCCGAAGTTATTTTTCCAGGAGAGAACAACTTTATTTCTATCATTCAGAGCCGCAGTAAAATCGGGTTGATAGGGCGACACCAAATTATTTTGTTGCGGAAAACAGAAAGAAATCTGAGTGGTGTTTCCATAATAAACGGGAATGGTAAAATGAGCGGTAGAAGTAGTCCAATCAGGATCCGCACTATGAGTCATCCATATACCTTTTCCGTCAATTTTATAGCCAAGATAACTTGGAATATAGCCCCAATCATAATTAAAGGTTATTTCCGCTCCGCTAAAATTGGCTCCGCTAATGGTAAAATCCAATCCCGTATCGGAAAAGGGTTCATTGAGAGAGGCAAAACCGGAAGTAATCCACAAATGCTCTGAGGGATTGGTAATGCCAGAAATAATTAAATTGGTGTGAAATGTATGCCCCAAAGTATCGGAAACGGCTGGAATATTAACTGTAGCTAAACTATCGGAAACGAAAGCATAATCAGTATAGCTATTTAAAAGCACGCGCATATTATCAATTGCGGCTGGAGGTTGATTTCCTCCCGAGGAATCATTTCTCCAAGCAAAAACGATTCTTTTGGCTCCTCCGGAGATTGTTTGGGGAAGATCAACATCGGCTTCCTTCCAAACATTGGAAAGATTCAAAGTTCCTCCGAGGTGTTCATTGCCAAGCATAATTCCCGCTTGCGGAATTACATTGGGATCCACACAAAAAACCCTAAGGAAATCAAAATAGGGTCCTGTTCCTTCTCCCACGCATTTCCAAGAGAAACGCAGTTTGGCATTTTCGGTTCCTTCCGGAATTTGAATGTCTCTATAAGCATAACTGATGGATGCTCTGTTGGTAAGATAAGTATTATTATTGCCTCCGTCGCCGCTAATGAAAAGTCCATTGGTTCCCGCTTGCGGAGCAGTTGAGCCAAAAAACCATTTATTCGTTTGCTCTTCATTGGCAAAACACCAATTGCTGAAGCCGTTTTCAAAGCCATCAATGAACGGAGTGGTTTGAGCAATGAGTGAAACAGCGTTCAACATAATATATCTTGTTTCACTTTCTGCATTATGAGAAATTTCTATGTTACCATCATAAACCCCGGGAGAATCGGGCGCGAAAAGAACGGTAAAAACAGAGGTGCTATCGGCATTAATGGCATAGGTCATTGAATTTAATTGTTCGCCATTGACGGAAAGATAAAATCCATTCGGCATTGTAATTTCGCCACTCAAATAACCCGTTCCGCTATTGGTGATATTGAATGTTTTGCTTGTTTGAAATCCAGCAAGAACATTGCCAAAAGAAAGAGAAGTGGTGTTTAGGGTTATTTCCGGCTGAGTTAAAATGGATAACTTCAAGTTAGGCCGAGCTGTCACTAAAACTCCGTCCGTGAATTCATCTGTCTGATCGGCTGTATTACTGCGAGTATAAAGATATCCGTTTGCAACTTCAGAATAGAAAACCGTTCCGGAGGCAGAAGTCGCCGGAGTTAAATTAAAAGCCGTGTCTATAACAATATTATCAATTCCATTCCAGAGAAAAGGAGTTGATAAAGTAAGCATATCATAATTGCCGGCTACGGGTCTGTAATTATCTGTCTGATAGCAAACAACCAGATTTTCCGAATGCCATTGCGCTGCATTTTCCGCAGTTGTATGTGCTATCCTAATTTTGAAATTGGGCAGTGCATACAGCGGTGCTGAATCTACATAAAAACCCAAACGCGTAATGTTTGTGGGACCAAAAACGCCCTGCAAATTTAGTTCTCTGGCAGTATAAACCATCTGACCATGCAAACTTTTGCGATAATTATTGATGGGACAACCTCCATTATTGGATGTAGCAGTTGTTCCAACGCCAATTATTGTTTCAGTTATAACTTCAGAAGTTGGCGTGGCAGTTTGACTTTCCGTGGATTCCGATTCGCCATTGGCAAATACAGCTACAATTCTATATGTATAAGAGGTTCCGTTAACAACATCGGTATCCGTATATCTGTTGGAGGGATAATTAGTTAGCAGCACATCATTGCGGTAAATATTATAACTGATGGGATTTCCAGCTTCCGGCGCTTGCCAATAAATCAACACAAATCCATAACCACCTGCAGCCGTAAGATTTTGGGGGGGCCAAAAATAAGGTGTGTTGGCAGGCAGTATAATATGATCTATCCAGCAGCAATCATCGCCTCCTGCTCCATTGGCATTTTTTTCATATTTCCAAGAGAAAGTTCGTAAAACAATTTCCACCGGTAAACTAATCAAAGACCAGTCCTTTTCTCCACTCCATTCACCTTGAAGTTCTCCATCTATATAAAAACGCAAAAAACCGCCATTCGTCAGAGAAGACACCTTCCGATAAAAATTGATGTCTCCCTCTTGCGTTATATTAACTTTTAGCTTTAGTTCCGTTATGCTGCCTATGTCTATGGAACCAGAACGCGCTGAATAAGACCCTGAAAAATAAGCATCGTTTTGCACAGTCCAAGGTGAAGAGC is a genomic window of Candidatus Cloacimonas sp. containing:
- a CDS encoding DUF362 domain-containing protein codes for the protein MISPEVQIRKIDSYNLPEIEEAVAAYFSAINSHKLSHSKRVLIKPNALGAYAPERAVTTHPVVLEAVIRYFLNKKKEIWIGDSPGGSLGFETVWQSCGYSSLAEKYPVKMVNFSTAGFREVTFGKRTYKVSEALFQCGIVI
- a CDS encoding adenylosuccinate synthase, whose product is MASTLVLGCMWGDEGKAKIVDYLASQADYVVRFQGGSNAGHTIVYEKQKYILHTIPSGILYPKAKCLIGAGVLIDPEAVLAEIANLQKAGISFKNRLLIDLRAGIIIPLHKQLDRVTEQKLKKAKIGTTGKGIGPAYSDLTARIGIRLEDLAYPDYLAERLKHIYAYHHQKINSVELNEQIAELQTAWKYLKQYAGDVETLLNEMDDAKNILFEGAQGTLLDLNFGTYPYVTSSRVMTDAVGIGTGFSARRINNVYGVFKAYTTRVGEGPFPTEIKNETAEKIRTTGNEYGSTTGRPRRIGWFDGVAAKYSARINALDSAVITCLDVLKGIEQVKICVAYEYDGKLYKSLNLPPFLQGKIEPVYENFAGWDVELGNCKSKNQLPQSTRIYLEAIEDFLATPVSLVSVGREREQTFIIKGKKR
- a CDS encoding S8 family serine peptidase, with the translated sequence MKKIFVILICLFLMSEFYAIARQNDASKHPLYANDLVKIKLSSEAVLRSQLPLTAYAESEKTNLNELDQLFALNGVTSIVRAHISAKDKNWVARTGFDRWFLLRLDGSKKVEQVLSNLKKNRYIEKAIPEYYFSLDIAPNDPLYPNNWGHNNTAQLPAYEGDSHSGPGVGIVGFDSDAELAWDYSQVYGDSTIIIAILDTGVDTAHPDLRLITGYDFGDNDDDPMDDSWEAGHGTCTSGIAAAIANNNLGVAGIAGGCSVMPLKVADSEGNLTYTAAANALIYAADHNANVVSMSFGSSSEVGENPDMDNAIEYAYDNGVVIFASAGNTNGSDMQYPAKHPDIIAVGAASPSGERKNPASSDGEFWWGSTYGANQQDAADAIDIMAPTILPSTDISGENGYSNDDYYMWFNGTSCSSPYAAGVAALVLSMNPDLTPAEVRTILTTTATDMTEDTAEGWDRWTGYGLVNAEQALLLANPGMPQCHIVYPFNNTGFDLNSIINVQVAAADSVERSVMQVGFYLDDNTEAEFTDLVAPYEWTWNTAGYALGMHIIKAVAIDNDNNHRQHQVIVSLLNPANDGFESGDFSGLNWHNQSSSPWTVQNDAYFSGSYSARSGSIDIGSITELKLKVNITQEGDINFYRKVSSLTNGGFLRFYIDGELQGEWSGEKDWSLISLPVEIVLRTFSWKYEKNANGAGGDDCCWIDHIILPANTPYFWPPQNLTAAGGYGFVLIYWQAPEAGNPISYNIYRNDVLLTNYPSNRYTDTDVVNGTSYTYRIVAVFANGESESTESQTATPTSEVITETIIGVGTTATSNNGGCPINNYRKSLHGQMVYTARELNLQGVFGPTNITRLGFYVDSAPLYALPNFKIRIAHTTAENAAQWHSENLVVCYQTDNYRPVAGNYDMLTLSTPFLWNGIDNIVIDTAFNLTPATSASGTVFYSEVANGYLYTRSNTADQTDEFTDGVLVTARPNLKLSILTQPEITLNTTSLSFGNVLAGFQTSKTFNITNSGTGYLSGEITMPNGFYLSVNGEQLNSMTYAINADSTSVFTVLFAPDSPGVYDGNIEISHNAESETRYIMLNAVSLIAQTTPFIDGFENGFSNWCFANEEQTNKWFFGSTAPQAGTNGLFISGDGGNNNTYLTNRASISYAYRDIQIPEGTENAKLRFSWKCVGEGTGPYFDFLRVFCVDPNVIPQAGIMLGNEHLGGTLNLSNVWKEADVDLPQTISGGAKRIVFAWRNDSSGGNQPPAAIDNMRVLLNSYTDYAFVSDSLATVNIPAVSDTLGHTFHTNLIISGITNPSEHLWITSGFASLNEPFSDTGLDFTISGANFSGAEITFNYDWGYIPSYLGYKIDGKGIWMTHSADPDWTTSTAHFTIPVYYGNTTQISFCFPQQNNLVSPYQPDFTAALNDRNKVVLSWKNNFGGGISSYQIWRGSSHLLSSAVQVSDFIPESETQENYYTYTDSTTVAYTRYYYWLKITNIDESAAFWGSVLITTSNDPPLPPPPETALIGIYPNPFKPLAKIEYSIKAAGKVEFKIYNYKGQLVNSFSQSHSAPGIYTYEFNGHNSKGRDLASGLYILYMKVGNKTFVHKMVKTK